Within Oncorhynchus kisutch isolate 150728-3 unplaced genomic scaffold, Okis_V2 scaffold1627, whole genome shotgun sequence, the genomic segment GGTCTAAAaggagggtctgggtctataaggagggtctgggtctatagggagggtctgggtctataaggagggtctgggtctataaggagggtctgggtctatagGGAGGGTCTGGTTCTATAGGGAGGGTCTGTGTCTATAaggagggtctgggtctataaggagggtctgggtctatagagagggtctgggtctatagggagggtctgggtctatagggagggtctgggtctatagggagggtctgggtctatagggagggtctgggtctataaggagggtctgggtctataaggagggtctgggtctatagagagggtctgggtctatagggagggtctgggtctataaGGAGGGTCTGTGTCTATAAGGAGGGGCTGGGTCTATAaggagggtctgggtctatagggagggtctgggtctatagggagggtctgggtctatagggagggtctgggtctatagggagggtctgggtctatagggagggtctgggtctataaGGAGGGTTTGTGTCTATAaggagggtctgggtctatagggagggtctgggtctaaaaggagggtctgggtctataaggagggtctgggtctatagggagggtctgggtctatagggagggtctgggtctatagggagggtctgggtctataaggagggtctgggtctataaGGAGGGTCTGTGTCTATAAGGAGGGTCTGTGTCTATAaggagggtctgggtctatagggagggtctgggtctatagggagggtctgggtctatagggagggtctgggtctataaggagggtctgggtctataaGGAGGGGCTGGGTCTATAAGGAGGGTCtatccaatacacacacactgtacaagaTCATTATTCTTGGGAGCCCACGTGTACTGTTGActcttcatctctttctccctctttaaaTCTCATACATGTGTACTGTTCACCCACTCTGTCTATATTGTTTTTCTTAATCTCTCTCCCCCAATATtgctttatctgtctctctcacacacacacacacacagagcagcagtagtagctgtAAGGATACGACCCTCATGCCCCTCTCAATGGGGTCAGTGATGAGTAGACCTCGCGGGGCGTAGATCTTCTCATTCTGCTCCTGGATGTACCTGCCTATCTTCTTCAACACCTGGGGGAGattgagaaagaggggggaggaaagggagagagagagggggagagggaacagggagagaaagaaataacAAAAGAGGGAGACAGTATGACAAAGTAAGGAACATACACGACCgttcaacagtttggggtcacttagaaatgtccttgtttttgaaagaaaagctttttttctgtccattaaaataacatcaaattaatcagaaatacagtgtagacattattaatgttgtgaatgactattgtagctggaaacggcagattttttatggaatatctacagaggagtagagaggcccattatcagcaaccatcactcctgtgttccaatggcacgttgtgttagctaatccaagtttatcattttaaaaggctaattgatcattagaaaacccttttgcaattatgttaacacagctgaaaacagttctgattaaagaagcaataaaactggccttctttagactagtagAGTATCtgcagcatcagcatttgtgggttcaattacaggctcaaaatggccagtaacaaagaactttcttctgaaactcgtcagtatattcttgtccatgcaagaaattgccaagaaactgaagatctcgtacagcgctgcgtactactcccttcacagaacagtgcaaactggccctaaccagaatagaaagaggagtgggagaccccggtgcacaactgagcaagaggacagtcCAGTTGTGGCCAAGTGTTTTGAGAAtggcacaaatattaattttcacaaagtctgctgcctcagtttgtatgatggcaatttgcatatactccagaatgttatgaagagtgatcaaatgaattacaatgaattgcaaagtctctctttgccatgcaaatgagctGAATCGCCCCCAAAAAATTCtgctgcatttcagccctgccacaaaaggaccagctgacatcatgtcagtgattctctcgttaacacaggtgtgagtgttgacaaggctggagatcactctgtcatgctgattgagttcgaataacagactggaagcttcaaagggagggtggttcttggaatcattgtttttcctctgtcaaccatggttacctgcaaggaaacacgtgccgtcgtcATTGGATATTGctggatattgctgccagtaagattgcacctaaatcaaccatttatcggatcatcaagaacttcaaggagagcggttcaattgttgtgaagaaggcttcagggcacccaagaaagtccagcaagcgccaggaccgtctcctacaGTTGATTCAGTTGCGGGAtctgggcaccaccagtacagagcttgctcaggaatggtagcaggcaggtgtgagtgcatctgcacacacagtgaggcaaagacttttggaggatggcctggtgtcaagaagggcagcaaagaagccacttctctccagcaaaaacatcagggacagactgatattctgcaaaaggtacagggattggactgctgaggactgggttaaagtcattttctctgatgaatcccctatccgattgtttggggcatccggaaaaaagcttgtccggagaagacaaggtgatcgctaccatcagtcctgtgtcatgccaacagtaaagcatcctgagaccagtcatgtgtggggttgcttctcagccaagggagtgggctcactcacaattttgcctcacaacacagccatgaataaagaatggtaccaacacatcctccgagagcaacttctcccaactatccaggaacagtttggtgacgaacaatgccttttccagcatgatggagcaccttgccataaggcaaaagtgataactaagtggcttggggaacaaaacatctatattttgggtccatggccaggaaactccccagaccttaatcccattgagaacttgtggtcaatcctcaagaggcgggtggacaacacaaaaacccacaaattctgacaaactccaagcattgattatgcaagaatgggctgccatctaTGTGGCCCAGAAgctaattgacagcatgccagggcggattgcagaggtcttgaaaaagaagggtcaacattgcaaatattgactctttgcatcaacttcatgtaattatcaataaaagcctttgacacttatgaaatgcttgtaattatacttcagtattccatagtaacatctgacaaaaatatctaaagacactgaagcagtaaactttgtgaaaattaatatttgtgtcattctcaaaacatttggccaagACTatgcattagagtgtctagtttgagaaacagacacctcacaagtcctctactggcagcttcattaaatagtacccgcaaaacaccagtctcaacatcaacagtgaagaggcgactccgggatgctggccttctaggcagagttcctctgtccagtgtctgtgttcttttgtccatcttaatcttttattttttattgtccagtctgagatatggctttttctttgcaactctgcctagaaggccagcatcccggagtcccctcttcactgttgacgttgagactggacagaggaactctgcctagaaggccagcatcccggagtcgcctcttcactgttgacgttgagactggacagaggaactctgcctagaaggccagcatcccggagtcccctcttcactgttgacgttgagactggacagaggaactctgcctagaaggccagcatcccagagtcgcctcttcactgttgacgttgagactggacagaggaactctgcctagaaggccagcatcccggagtcccctcttcactgttgacgttgagactggtgttttgggcCTCAAGTTCTACTATGTGGTTCTACTGTGGTCGTACTGTTTCTACTGTGTGGTTCTACTGTGGTcgtaatgtgtttctattgtgtGGTTCTACTGTGGTGTTCTACTATGTGGTTCTAGTGTGGTGGTTCTACTGTGTGGTTCTACTGTGTGGTTCTACTGTGGTTATATTGGGGTCTTACTGAAGTTATACTGTGTTTATATTGTGGTCTTACTGAAGTTATACTGTGGTTATATTGGGGTCTCACTGAAGTTATACTGTGGTTATATTGGGGTCTCACTGAAGTTCTACTGTGGTTATATTGGGGTCTCACTGAAGTTCTACTGTGGTTATATTGGGGTCTCACTGAAGTTCTACTGTGGTTATATTGGGGTCTCACTGAAGTTCTACTGTGGTTATATTGGGGTCTCACTGAAGTTCTACTGTGGTTATATTGGGGTCTCACTGAAGTTCTACTGTGGTTATATTGGGGTCTCACTGAAGTTCTACTGTGGTTATATTGGGGTCTCACTGAAGTTCTACTGTGGTTCTATTGTGGTGGTGTAGCCCGGTCTCACCTTCTCATAGCGTGTCTCCATACAGAGGAAGATGAGGTAGGCTGTAGCGCAGGCCAGACATCCCTCCAGGTAGGACTGGCCTCCCATCTTCTCTGCCTCCGCATAGTAGGTATTCAACCTCTTCACGGTGTCCTCAAACAACGGCCGCTCAATCTGACAGAGAGACACTCAGTTAGCGGTCTTTtcagccatgtgtgtgtgtgtgtgtggtgtgtgtgtgtgtggtgtatgtgtgtggtgtatatgtgtgtggtgtgtgtggtgtatgtgtgtggtgtgtgtgtgtatgtgtatgtgtgtggtgtgtgtgtgtatgtggtgtgtgtggtgtggtgtggtgtatatgtgtgtggtgtatgtgtgtggtgtatatgtgtgtggtgtatgtgtgtggtgtgtgtgtgtatgtgtgtggtgtgtgtggtgtggtgtgtgtgtggtgtggtgtgtatgtgtgtggtgtgtgtgtgtatgtggtgtgtgtggtgtggtgtatgtgtgtggtgtgtgtgtgtatgtggtgtgtgtggtgtgtggtgtggtgtggtgtgtgtgtgtgtgtggtgtatgtgtgtggtgtgtgtggtgtggtgtgtggtgtgtgtggtgtgtggtgtgtgtggtgtggtgtgtgtggtgtgtgtggtgtggtgtggtgtgtgtggtgtgtggtgtggtgtggtgtgtgtgtgtatgtggtgtgtgtggtgtggtgtgtgtgtgtgtgtggtgtgtgtggtgtggtgtggtgtgtgtggtgtgtgttgtgtggtgtgtgtggtatggtgtgtgtgtgtgtgtgtgtgtatgtggtgtgtgtggtgtggtgtgtgtgtgttgtgtgtggtgtgtgtgtgtgtggtgtggtgtatgtggtgtgtggtgtggtgtggtgtgtgtgtggtgtgtgtgtggtgtggtgtgtgtgtgtgtgtgtggtgtggtgtggtgtggtgtgtgtggtgtatgtgtgtggtgtgtgtgtatgtggtgtatgtggtgtggtgtgtgtgtggtgtgtgtggtgtgtgtgtgtatgtggtgtgtgtggtgtggtgtgtgtgtgtgtggtgtggtgtgtgtgtgtggtgtgtgtgtgtgtgtatgtggtgtgtgtggtgtatgtggtgtgtgtggtgtgtgtgtgtgtggtgtgtgtggtgtgtgtgtgtgtgtgtgtggtgtggtgtgtgtggtgtatgtgtgtggtgtgtgtgtggtgtatgtggtgtggtgtgtgtgtggtgtggtgtatgtggtgtgtgtggtgtgtgtgtgtgtgtgtgtgtgtgtggtgtggtgtggtgtgtgtatgtggtgtggtgtgtgtgtgtatgtggtgtggtgtggtgtggtgtgtgtatgtggtgtggtgtggtgtggtgtgtgtatgtggtgtggtgtggtgtgtgtatgtggtgtggtgtatgtggtgtgtgtgtggtgtggtgtggtgtatgtgtgtggtgtggtgtggtgtatgtatgtggtgtggtgtgtgtggtgtgtgtggtgtggtgtgtgtggtgtatgtggtgtgtgtggtgtggtgtggtgtggtgtatgtggtgtggtgtggtgtgtgtgtgtggtgtggtgtggtgtggtgtgtgttagaCTACCCACCCTGCTCTCCAGCTCAGAAGGGAACTTGGTCTGGAAGCGGCAGGTGGTCCCATCACTGTAGTCTCTCTGCAGGAATACCTTGTTGGCCAGAGATGCACTGTGCCTCAACTCTTGGAGGTTATGGAACTacaggacacaaacacacataagaGCGCGCACACGCCCACCCACCCAtatttggggagagagagaggagagagaaaggagtgtgaggaagagagggggagcgagagagagattgtggATAGAATTCTAATATGGATTAACTTTCTGGTTCTGAGGAAGCAGTGTGTATGACTCACCATGAGAATAAAACTAAACTGctcattcgctctctctctcacacacacacactctctgttcaAGAGGTAATGTATACAAACAATGGCTGATGTAGTCTTTAGGGGTCTACGATGATAGAGGAGAGGTGTTCAATCAAAGTCTGTCTGGCGGTCCGTTGGATCACAGCCcagatacactctctctcctctctctctaactggtcttctctctctgtagctctctctccttctctcccttcccctctctcttttctctcctttccctctctcttctctctctctccttctctcccgtcccctctctcttctctctctctccttctctccccctcctctctctgtagctctttgtctacctctctctctctctctctctctctcctgaccatGCACACTGCTACAGCAGCCGGATCATGGAATTGAGCCAAGAGAAGAAGGCCCAACATCACAGAACAGCTCACAACAAATCAATCTCTGTAAGAGCAGGGTTAGAAGGCTCAATAGATCAACGATGGCACCAAATGATCGTCCCCCCCATAAAGAAGCTCGATGTCCATAGTTGTGGACTTAGCCGTTtaggcatggggggggggggggggggggtgtaggccAGTCTAGTTTCTTGCTTTGGGAAACTAGTTTAGGCTGTTATGGTTCGTCAAGCTTGTTTCCCCAATGTGTCGATGAATGAAAGGCAATAAAAAGGGCAGTTGGACCGAATAACGGAAATGAAAAGATCCGTGCAAACACGGAGATTTTCTCTCCTTGACCTCAATGGGTTGCTGTCCACGGTGCTGATATCTCTTTAGTAGGTTTCAGCACTAGCACGGGCCAGCCTGCCTATACCGGATTAACGGCGGAACTCTAGAGACAAAAAAATAAGAGCTCTGCTTTCACCAAAACAGCTTAACGGCGCGAGGATTGCTTGTTTATCCCTGTTCTCAAGCACAAGTTGTAGCATAGGCTACACAGCCCTGTAAAATGCCGTTCGTGCTACAAAGAGAATTCCTCTAACTAACCTCTATTCAGGCACGTAACCTCCCGACGCCTTTAATATGTTAATATAATGATATAGGGATTATATGATATTCACATGCCATGTCGGTCAGGGTGACCGAAGAATTGTTAAAATGACAAGGCTTCCATTTCAAATCAAAGCAGATGATTTATTTGCCAAAATGAACCTGCCTGCATGACACGTGTGAGCAAATGTTATATTCGAAATGAACTTTTTATACGTAAATAAACAACTGTTGTGTTGATTTCTATTGATGCTGGGTAACAGAGATTGAAGTGATTGTATGCTACACAATATTTTCTATCATAGGGCTAACCTTGCTGTTACTGACAAACGCCATTCAAACGGTTCAGAATATAGGTTACAACCGTctccacaaggctacctgctcaCATGGAAGACAATACAACCACATGCCCATAGAGGTAAAGGGAAAGACATAGGCTGAAGAAGACGATAGATTAGTCTATTCATTCTCACCTCTGTCGCCATGTTTCCATCTGACGGCGTTAGGCTACTAGGACGAGTCCCGGAGCTCAAAGCGCTTTACTGGGACACGGGGACGAGTTGGAGGgcgggaggaagagacagagggggaggagaagaggatgagaggagggggtggggcaGAGAGCGGCGGGGGTTGGGAGGACCTCACACGAATGGGTAGGGCGCGGGGCGTGGTCTATATATCATTGCGTAGCActagtgtacagtcgtggccaaatgttttgagaatgacacaaatattaatttccacaaagtttgctgcttcagtgtctttagatatttttgtcagatgttactatggaatactgaagtataattacaagcatttcataagtcaactgttctgcctgtgattattattatttgaacatgctggtcatttatgtatgaacatttgaacatcttggccatgttctgttataatctccacccggcacagccagaagaggactggccaccccacatagcctggttcctctctaggttccttcctaggtattggcctttctagggagtttttcctagccaccgtgcttctacacctgcattgcttgctgtttggggtttcaggctgggtttctgtacagcactttgagatatcagctgatgtaggaagggctttataaatacatttgatttgatt encodes:
- the LOC116366979 gene encoding golgin subfamily A member 7B-like; translation: MATEFHNLQELRHSASLANKVFLQRDYSDGTTCRFQTKFPSELESRIERPLFEDTVKRLNTYYAEAEKMGGQSYLEGCLACATAYLIFLCMETRYEKVLKKIGRYIQEQNEKIYAPRGLLITDPIERGMRVIEISIYEDRGSSGSCSGSSSTSGSSAR